One stretch of Bosea vaviloviae DNA includes these proteins:
- a CDS encoding thiamine pyrophosphate-binding protein, with translation MTETVLSGIDAPIPSADNGVWGSDVVAQMLRRLDIPYVALNPGSSFRGLHDSLVNHLGNERPQMLLCLHEEHAVAVAHGYAKVTERPMGVILHSNVGLMHGTMAIYNAWCDRVPMLIMGATGPVDAAERRPWIDWLHTAKDQGALIRPYVKWDDQPVSVPAMIDSFIRAANLTRMTPKAPTYVCLDVSMQETRLDEMPALPDPARFAAVSASIPAAADIEKVAALLRAAKSPLLLLGRVSRSTRDWARRVALAERLQAAVLTDIKTGAAFPTDHALHAAKPGYFLDETAADAIRAADVIVAFDWVDLGGTCRQTGGPPTATVINISLDHHLHNGWSMDHQALVPADLHLASEPDLALHLIADALGVGPGKEPDVLTAQPTLRLEADQPLDVVSLAAAIGAVLRDEVISLVRLPLGWAGDSWHFRHPLDYLGSDGGAGIASGPGMLVGAALALKGSGRLPVAVLGDGDTMMGVSALWTAAHYKLPFVAIVSNNRSFFNDEIHQERVAKQRQRPVENKWIGQRIDEPDIDIAAIARAQGLVGIGPVLTTKALTEAVGEAVKAAKAGASVVIDARVLPGYNPAMAAGMTRHGGEAAKD, from the coding sequence GCCTGCATGACAGCCTCGTCAACCATCTCGGCAACGAACGTCCGCAGATGCTGCTTTGCCTACACGAGGAGCACGCGGTTGCTGTCGCCCATGGCTATGCCAAGGTAACCGAGCGGCCGATGGGCGTCATCCTGCACAGCAATGTCGGGCTGATGCATGGAACGATGGCGATCTACAATGCCTGGTGCGACCGCGTGCCGATGCTGATCATGGGCGCGACCGGACCGGTCGACGCGGCCGAGCGCCGGCCCTGGATCGACTGGCTCCATACCGCCAAGGACCAGGGTGCGCTGATCCGTCCTTATGTAAAATGGGACGATCAGCCGGTCTCGGTGCCAGCGATGATCGACTCGTTCATCCGCGCCGCGAACCTGACCCGAATGACACCGAAGGCGCCGACCTATGTCTGCCTCGACGTCTCGATGCAGGAGACCCGGCTCGACGAGATGCCCGCTCTTCCCGATCCCGCGCGCTTCGCTGCGGTCTCCGCCTCGATCCCGGCGGCGGCCGATATCGAGAAGGTGGCCGCGCTCCTGCGCGCTGCGAAGAGCCCGCTCCTGCTGCTCGGCCGGGTTTCGCGCAGCACGCGCGACTGGGCGCGCCGGGTGGCGCTGGCCGAGCGGCTCCAGGCCGCCGTACTGACCGACATCAAAACGGGTGCGGCGTTCCCGACGGATCACGCGCTCCATGCCGCCAAGCCGGGCTATTTCCTCGACGAGACCGCCGCCGATGCGATCCGGGCCGCCGACGTGATCGTTGCCTTCGACTGGGTCGATCTGGGCGGCACCTGCCGCCAGACCGGCGGGCCGCCGACTGCGACCGTGATCAACATCTCGCTCGATCACCATCTGCATAATGGCTGGAGCATGGATCATCAGGCCCTGGTTCCGGCCGATCTCCATCTGGCAAGCGAGCCCGATCTTGCACTGCATCTGATCGCGGACGCGCTTGGCGTAGGGCCGGGGAAAGAGCCGGACGTGCTGACCGCACAGCCGACCCTTCGGCTGGAAGCCGATCAGCCGCTCGACGTCGTGTCGCTGGCCGCCGCGATCGGGGCGGTGCTGCGTGATGAAGTCATCAGTCTCGTGCGGCTGCCGCTCGGCTGGGCCGGCGATTCCTGGCATTTCCGGCACCCGCTCGACTATCTCGGTTCGGATGGCGGCGCGGGTATCGCGTCCGGTCCCGGAATGCTTGTGGGCGCCGCACTGGCGCTGAAAGGCTCGGGTAGACTTCCGGTCGCGGTCCTGGGCGATGGCGATACGATGATGGGTGTGTCGGCGCTCTGGACCGCCGCTCACTACAAACTTCCGTTCGTAGCCATCGTTTCCAATAATCGATCGTTCTTCAATGACGAGATCCACCAGGAGCGCGTGGCGAAGCAGCGCCAGCGGCCGGTCGAGAACAAGTGGATCGGCCAGCGGATTGACGAGCCAGACATCGACATTGCCGCGATCGCGCGGGCGCAGGGACTGGTCGGGATTGGTCCGGTCCTGACCACCAAGGCGCTGACCGAGGCTGTCGGCGAGGCGGTCAAGGCGGCCAAGGCCGGCGCCTCGGTTGTGATCGATGCCAGGGTTTTGCCCGGCTACAATCCGGCCATGGCCGCGGGGATGACCCGGCATGGCGGAGAAGCCGCGAAGGACTGA
- a CDS encoding MarR family winged helix-turn-helix transcriptional regulator, protein MRRAISVYTGAFATISRIENGMPGTSKAAAAIQTEPKPELPFESSVGYQLRMANRATQRYLQAKIEPHGVSPGMWYFLRALWQEDGLTQRELSRRIGTMEPTTLTALASMERAGLITRERDDTDRRKLNVLLTAKGRALESVLMPFAAEVVQQATAGFSVEDRARFLGYLAAVQRNLGTLAPDADLEG, encoded by the coding sequence ATGCGCCGAGCCATCAGCGTCTATACTGGCGCCTTCGCAACGATCAGCCGAATCGAAAACGGGATGCCCGGGACAAGCAAGGCTGCCGCTGCAATCCAGACCGAGCCGAAGCCCGAGCTGCCATTCGAGAGCAGCGTAGGGTACCAGCTTCGCATGGCGAACCGCGCGACGCAGCGCTACCTCCAGGCCAAAATCGAGCCGCACGGTGTCAGCCCGGGGATGTGGTATTTCCTGCGCGCGCTCTGGCAGGAGGACGGCCTGACGCAGCGCGAACTCTCGCGCCGCATCGGGACGATGGAGCCCACGACCCTGACGGCCCTGGCTTCGATGGAGCGCGCCGGGCTTATCACACGAGAACGGGACGACACGGATCGGCGGAAGCTCAATGTCCTTTTGACCGCGAAGGGCCGGGCGCTCGAAAGCGTGCTCATGCCCTTTGCGGCGGAGGTCGTGCAGCAGGCCACGGCTGGCTTCAGCGTCGAGGACCGCGCCAGATTCCTCGGTTACCTCGCGGCAGTTCAGCGGAACCTAGGCACCCTTGCGCCGGACGCCGACCTGGAGGGCTGA
- a CDS encoding ABC transporter ATP-binding protein, which translates to MTDKPEDESNMAAATAKLRLAASAASETDLVVDNVSMHFDTREGRVTAVDGMSFSVERGEFVSIIGPSGCGKSTVFNILGGLVGGYEGKVSVSGETITGPHPSIGMVFQEESTFPWRTVIDNVAFPLEVKGVAKAERYDVARKFIDMVGLAGFEQRYPAELSGGMRQRVAIARTLVFEPKILLMDEPFAALDEQTRVLLGDKVLAIQQELKQTTLLITHNITEAVQLSDRVVIMTFRPGKVKRIVNIRLPRPRQGDVVGSDAFGRYVAEIWNDLREEASRGMAESEAGARKGRS; encoded by the coding sequence ATGACCGATAAGCCAGAGGACGAAAGCAATATGGCCGCTGCAACCGCTAAACTGCGCCTGGCTGCATCCGCCGCCAGCGAGACCGATCTCGTTGTCGATAACGTCTCCATGCATTTCGATACGCGCGAGGGCAGGGTCACGGCCGTCGACGGAATGTCGTTTTCCGTCGAGCGCGGCGAGTTCGTCTCGATCATCGGGCCATCTGGTTGCGGCAAGTCGACGGTGTTCAATATTCTCGGCGGCCTGGTCGGGGGCTATGAAGGGAAAGTCAGCGTCAGCGGAGAGACGATTACTGGCCCTCATCCATCGATCGGCATGGTTTTCCAGGAGGAGTCGACATTCCCGTGGCGCACGGTCATCGACAATGTCGCGTTTCCGCTCGAGGTGAAAGGCGTTGCCAAGGCCGAGCGTTATGACGTTGCACGTAAGTTCATCGATATGGTGGGGTTGGCCGGCTTCGAGCAGCGCTATCCTGCGGAACTCTCCGGCGGCATGCGCCAGCGCGTTGCCATCGCGCGCACGCTGGTGTTCGAGCCGAAGATCCTGCTGATGGATGAGCCGTTCGCCGCCTTGGATGAGCAGACGCGCGTTCTCCTGGGCGACAAGGTTTTGGCCATTCAACAGGAGCTGAAGCAAACCACGCTCCTCATCACACACAATATCACTGAAGCGGTTCAACTCTCTGACCGGGTCGTGATCATGACCTTCCGGCCGGGAAAGGTGAAGCGCATCGTCAATATTCGCTTGCCACGTCCGCGCCAGGGCGACGTTGTCGGCAGCGATGCTTTCGGTCGCTATGTCGCAGAGATCTGGAACGACCTGCGAGAGGAGGCCTCTCGCGGTATGGCCGAATCCGAGGCCGGCGCCCGAAAAGGCCGGAGCTAA